Within the Gordonia westfalica genome, the region ACGACGCGGCGTCGTTGACGCCCTGGCTGATCCGGCATGAGGGCCATCCGACACTGATCGACATCGTGACCGACCGCGCGCTGGCTTTCATCACCGAATCACCCGTGGCCAGGTACCTGTCCCCCAGCCCCGAGGCCGCCGTCGAGTTCATGGTCAGCGCCGTGTGCGCCGAGCTGCTGTCCCCCGCCCGGTTTCTCACCCACGCCGACATCGCCAACCGCATCACCGACGCCATCTACCGGCCGCAGCCCGAGACCGCCTGAGCCGGCCTCGGGCGCGACGGTCGACGAGTCGCCGACGCGCTTCCGTGGACGTCTACGCGCGTGCCGTCCCAAGGTAGGCCTCCTCGATCCGCTCGATGTCGGTGGCGAGCGCCGAGGCCGAATCCTCCAGGCCGACTTCGCCATGGACCAGCACCACGGCACGATCTGCGATGCCGAGAGCCAGCCGGACATGCTGTTCGACGAGGATCACCGCGGTCTGTTCGCTGTCGGCGACGTCGCGGAGGACGGGCAGGATCGATTCGACGACGATGGGAGCGAGACCCATGCTCAGTTCGTCGATGAGCAGGACCTTCGGGTTCTGCAGCAGCGCACGGGCGATGGCGAGCATCTGCTGTTCACCACCCGAGAGATCCCCGGCCGCCACCGACAGGCGTTTGGTCAGCGACGGGAAGTGCTCGAGCGCCTTGTCGAGGGCCTCCGCTCGCGGTTTGCCGCGCAATCGGCTTGCCAGCTGGAGGTTCTGGCGGGTGGTCAGGCGGCGGAACAGTGCACGGTCGTCGGGCACCAGCACGAGACCGGCGCGGACTGCGGCGCGCGCATCGCCCGGGCGAACGGACTGACCCGCGACCGTGACCTCACCGTCGAGCCGCGGGAGCAGGCCGGCGAGCGTGGTCAGCAGGGTCGTCTTGCCGGCACCGTTCGGTCCGAGCAGGGCAACGATCTCTCCCGGGTTCACCGACAACTCGAGTCCGTGGACGCACGGGTTCCCGCGGCTGTATCCGGCGTCGAGGCCGTGGCATTCCAGCACCGTCACGACATCTCCTTCACTACCTCGGAATTCGCCTGTGCGGCTTCGGACTCCGCAGTCCCGTCGGGAGCCACCATCGCCGACGAGGGTGTCCCCAGGTAGGCGCCCACCACGGCAGGCGAGTTGCGGATCTCGTCGGGTGTGCCGTCGGCGATCACCTCGCCGAGGTCGAGCACGATCACCCGGTCGCACAGACTCAGGACGAGGTCCATGTCGTGATCGACCAGGACCATCGAGACGCCATGTGCGCGTGCCGCTCTCAGACGGTCGCCCAGCCAGCGACTCTCGGTGCTGTCGAGTCCGGCAGCAGGTTCGTCGAGGAGCGCGACCCTGGGTTGACCGGCCAGGACCCGGGCTACCGCGACCAGCTGCCGCTGACCCTGGGACAGGTCGGCCGCCGGAACGTCCCTGAGATGGCCGATCTCGAGCATCTGCAGGACGTTGCTCACGTTCTCCGATGTGTCACCGGGTGCGCGTCGTGCCGCGATCGCCAGGTTCTCGGCGACGGACAGCTCGCCGTAGAGCTCGATGTCCTGGAAGGTGCGGCCGAGTCCGGCACGACTGCGACGATGCGGTGCCAGTCCGTCGATCGCCGATCCCTCGAGAACGACGGATCCCTCGGCAGGTGCGAATCCACTGATCGCGTCGATCAGCGTGGTCTTGCCTGCCCCGTTCGGGCCGATCAGACCGACGATCTCGCCGGCCCGGACGTCGAAGCCGACGTCGCGGACTGCGGTGACCGCACCGTAGCGAACGGTGACGTCGCGGACCGAGAGGACCACCGAGCCGGTCGGCGGCGCCGTGACGTCGGTGGTCGGCGTCGCAGGCACGTCGACCGGTTGTTCCGTCGACGATTTCGACGCGACGCCTCGCTTCGCTCGGTGTCGGCTCAACCGGCGTGGGGTGCCGCGATGACCCGGGTACGGCAGCTTGTGGAGGTAGCCGACCAGGCCGTCGGGACTGGTGACGACGGTGAGCACCAACAGGATTCCGCTGACGAGCATGTAGTAGTCGCCGAAGGAGCCGTATTTGTCGGCGACGAAGTACATCACGCCACCGGGTGCGATGACGCCCGCCAGCAACGCGCCGGAGATCGACGTCACGCCGGCGACATAGGTGACCGCGAAGAGTCCGATGCCGGCGAAGACCGCATAGGTTCCGGCTGTCGCCAAGGTCTGCTGGTAGGCCAGTAGCGCGCCGCCGAGTCCGGCGAGGAAGGAGCCGATCGCGAAGGCGATGAGCTTGGTGACGCCGACGTTGATACCGGCTGCCGCCGCGGACCGCTCGTTGGCGCGGACCGCGAGCATCGATGCGCCCAGACCACTTCGACGCAGCGCGGCGACTCCGTAGGCGACGACCGTCAGGACGACGAGGCACAGGATGCCGAACGCGAGACGCGGATAGCCCTCGCCCGCACCGATACCGAGGTCGATGCCGAAGATCGACGGCGAATCGACCGGCGCGCCCTGCAGGCCGCCGTTCAGCGATGGGTTGCGGAACCAGAATGCCTCGCAGAACACCGCGAGCGCGAGCGTCGCGACCATCAGCGGCAGGCCACGCACGCGGAGGGCAGGCAGTCCGACGATCACGCCGATGACCATCGCGGCACAGGCGGCGAGAAGAGGTGCGATCGGGAAGGGCAGATCGAGACCCTCGGTCAGCCTGCTCAGCGCGTACGCACCGACGCCCGCCAGGGTCAGCTGGGCCAGCGACACCTGCCCGGCATACCCGGTGACCACGACCTGAGAGAGCGCGATGATCCCGTAGATCATCGTGGCAATCACCGCCAGGCGTAGAGAACCGGAGGTGGTGAGCAGTGCGATCACGGCGATGACAACGCCGATGATCCCGGGGACCAGCAAGTGTTCGGGACGAGGCGAGCGGCCGAGATCCTGGCGGATGACCGCTCCCCGTCCGGGCAGCGGCTGACCGCGGATCAGGAGGAACCCGATGATCAGGATCAGCGGAACCGCCTCGGCGACACCGGTGTCGGGCATCCAGTCCCAGATCGCCTGGAGTTTGGTGGCCTCCGACTGGAGCATGCCGATGACGAGTCCCGCGCCGACGGTCACCGAGATCGCGGTGAAGTTGCCGACGAGTGCGGCGGCCAGTGCCGGCACGATGAACATCGTGTAGGCGACCGGGTTCAGGGGCACGATCGGGGCGATGAGCACGCCGCCCAGCCCCGCGGTCGCCGAGGACAGCGCCCAGTTGGCGATCGCGATGCGGTCCGGTGAGAGGCCGGTGACGAGAGCACCCTTCTCCGATTCCGCGGCGGCCTCGGTGGCGACGCCGAATCGGGTGTAGCGCAACACCAATCCGGCGCAGACTGCCAGACCGACGATGACGACCGCGAGCAGGAGGCGGTCCGTCGGCACCGCACTGGATCCGATCTTGAATGTGTCGACCTTGAAGATGGGTCCGACGCTCGGGGTGTTCTCCCCCACCCGCAGGGCGATGAGCGCCTGGATGACCAGCATCAAACCGATGGCCGCGACCGCTTTGGCCAGGGCCGGTGCGGCCCGCATCGGGCGGAAGACCAGCAGGTACAGGAGGACGCCCAGGATCGCCGCGATCACCACGGAGATCAGCAGGGCGACAGCGACTCCCACATCTGATCCGAGGTCGATGGTCGACGGGAAGCCGGGGATGGGGTTGAGGAGTTCCCCTTTCCGCAGAAAGGCGTAGGTGTATGCGGCGTAGAGGGCGACGGCGCCGGTGGCGAAGTTGACCACGCCGGAACTCTTGAAGGTCATCACCAGAGCGAGACCGAGTGCGGCGAAAACGGCCCCGTTGCCGAGGCCGAGGATCAGGAACGCGAGATGGTCGGTCATGGAACTCCTCGATCGGGGCCGCGCCCAGACGCGGCCCCGATCTGTTCGGAATCAGTTGGTGTTGGTGGCGACGGTGTTCTCGAGCTTGGCGTCGGCGGTCACATCGCTGACCAGGATCGCCTTGCTGCACAACGACGTCAGCGGCGGGAAGGCCTGACCGTTGCAGGTGAACGTGATGCCCGGAGCGGCCGGCAGGGGAACGTCCTTGGCCTCGGACAGTGCCTTCTTGAACGTCTGGGCGTCGACGGTTCCCTCGAGGCCGTTGAGTTCACCGAGCGCGGCGACGACCTGGTAGCCGATGTAGGCCAGGCCGGCGGGATCGGTGTCGGGTGCGTACTGCGCCATGACGCTGCGGTACTGGGTGACGCTCGGGTCGTCGGAGCTGAGGTTGACGGTGGTGAACGCCTTGGACCCGGACACGGCCTCGTTGCCGACGGCGTCGAGGACCGGCTTGTCGATGCAGCTGGCGATCAGGTACTTGGTGGCCTCTGGTGCGACGGTCTGCAGGGTCTTGAGGACCGAAATGCACTGGCGCGAGTCGCCGAGGATGCTGACCGCGTCGGGGTTGTCGGCGAGGCCTGCGGTGATCTGCGGGGTCAGGTCGGCGGCGGCCACCGGGATGGAGACGACGTTCAGTTCGACGTTGGCCCGCTTGAACATCGGCTCGCCGAGAGCCTTCACCGAGGCCGCGGCATCGCCGGAGTCACCGATGATGACGGTGACCTTCTTCAGTCCGTCCTTGGCGGCGGTGGCGGCCTGGCCCGCCATCACGGCAACGATGCCGCCGGACAGCATGAACGAACCGGGCGTGGCCATCTCGGCCTGCGAGACCGGTGCCTGCGCGACGAAGGGGATGCCCGCGCCGGCGATGATCGGCAGCATGACCGCACCCTGGGCGCCGAGCGGCGACACCACGACCGAGACCTTCTCCTCGACCATCTGATTGGCGCACTTGGTCGCCGAGGCCGGCTCTTCCTGCTGCTTGCACACCACGAGATCGATCTTGTGCCCGCCGATGCCGCCACCGTTGTTGTTCAGGAACTCGACAGCGGCTTCGCCACCCTCGCGGACCATCGGCGTCGTCACCGCACCACCCTCGGGCGTGATGAACCCGACCTTGATCGGGTCGTCGGTCGCCGCATTGCTGGGTAGCGAGCTGGTCTCACCAGCGCTCGAGCTGTCGGAACTGTCGTCGGCGCATGCAGTGAGCGTGCCGAGAGTCAGGACGCTCGCGCAGCCGAGGACGGCGGTCGTGCGGACGATCCGTCTGAGAGCAACTGGTGATTTCAACTGCGATCCCTTCGATAGGAGTTGACGCCCGCCCGGAGGTGCTCCGTGAGCAGGTGGTGAACTGTGGTCGGCGTCGTGGTGACTGTAAACCCGGATGATGTCGGGTATGAGTGCTTTCGGGAAAGTCTGTGACGCTCCAGTTCAGTTGCAGCACAGCGTCTTCCGGATCTCACGTGCGAAACGCACGTCAACTGACGCCACCCGCCCAGCCGGCCGAGGAGCGCCAACCGCGAACACTGCGACCCGCTAGCCGCGTGGCGCCAACCGCGAACACGGCAGCCGCCCCACCCCGCTGGCCGAGTAGAAGCAACCGCGAACACGGCAGCCGCCCCACCCCGCTGGCCGAGTAGGAGCAACCGCGAACACGGCAGCCGCCCCACCCTGCTGGCCGGGTAGGAGCAACCGCGAACACGGCAGCCGCCCCACCCTGCTGGCCGAGTAGCGTCGACCGAGCGCAGCGAGGACGCCGCGTATCGAGGTCACCGTGTCCTACATCACACTGGACTTCAAGGCAAAAGTTAGACCACCATCCAGAAATCGGTGGCCGAATGTAAGAATTGGTCCCTAGGCCGCTACCCGACCGCTCGACGACCCGACGGAGGCACACCGATGACGGAGGTTGCGCCCGTTGGACGTCGTGAACGGAACAAACAACAGACCCGCGACCGGTTGCTGGTTGCCGCCCGTGAACTCCTCGCGACCCGCGGCACCGATGCGACGGTCGAGGAGATCGCCGAGCGAGCCGAGGTCTCCCGCGCGACCTTCTTCAATTACTTCCCCAGCAAGGACGACCTCGTCGGTGCGCTGTACGCCGAACTCATGGGCGTCTTCGGGCGGGTCGTCGACTCGATGCTGCGACGACCGGTCAGCACCCACGACCGGGTGGTCGGCGTGTTCATCGACTTCGCGCAGTCATCGCTTTCCGATCCCGACTACATGCGTGTGGTGACCGGGGAGATCGAGCGTCTGGCGACGGCGTCGGAGGGCCTTGGCGAGCGCAGTCATCTCTTCACCACGCAGGTGCGGCGCCTGTTGGAGCCCGGCCTGGAACAAGGCGATCTGCGCACTGATCATCCGGTGGAGTTCCTGGCGCAGATGGTCGCGGCGATCTACCTGTCGACGATGCGCTACTGGCGGATCGATCCCGAACTCGACATCACCGAAACATTCGAGCGCGCAGGACGATACGCGGCCGAATCGATCGTCCCTCGCTGAGCGTCAAGCGTCGTCCGGTCGCGGCACCTCGTTCTCCCAGCGCGCGCGACGCTCGTCGTCGGTCTGCTCCCACCAAGGAGTACCGCGCTCCCCCAACGCGACTTTCGCGGCCTGGACGCCGGCTCGCGATTCGGGGGCACCCTGTGTCCGTTTCACGTCCCGTCGCCAGGCCATGAGGATCGACTGCAGTTCGGACCGTCGCTCGTCCGGGATGAGCGGATCCGTCGCACGCCACTTGCGACCATTGATCACCACGTAGTGGCCGTCGGGGGTGTGCTCCGGATCCGTCATAGGTCCAAGGTGCCATGGACACGAGATTCTCCGCCGCAACCATTGTTCTGCGCCACCAGCAGCTATATCCTTTAGCTATGGCTACAGCCTATAGCTCATCGCGAAAGTCCGATCGTCGGCAGACGACTATCGACGAGGCTGTCGGCCATGCTCGCGACATCATCGCCGAGCAGGGAGCGGGAGCGGTGTCCATATCCGAGATCGCTCGGCGGATGCAGATGCGACCCCCGTCGCTCTACAAGTACTTCCCGTCGCTGAACGCCCTGTACGACATGCTGTTCGAGATGGGAAATGTCGATCTGAGTCGGTACGTCGATGACGCACGACTCAGCCGTGAGCCCGGGTTGGATCAACTGCTCGAACAGTCACGGGCGATCATCCGCTGGTCGATGACCGAACCGGGCCTGGCGGCGCTGTTGTTCTGGCGGCCGGTTCCCGGTTTCGAGCCGAGCGAAGCGGCGTTCGCTCCGGCGCGGGCGATCGTCGACAAAGCTCGGGAGGACCTGACCACCGCGGTCGCACGCGGTGAACTGAGTCCAGCTGCCGACTCCGAGGCTGCCTTGCGCCTCCTCACATCGGTCGTCTCGGGCATCGGTTCGCAGCAGATGTCGAATGAACCGGGCGCGAGCTACGAATCCGGTTCGTACACGCGGCTACTCGACGACGCCCTGCAGATGTGGGTGCGTCACTATTCGCCCTGAGCGAGTCTCGGGGCACTCAGGAAGGAACATCATGCGTCAGGATCTCACCAGCGACTCGGTGTCGCGCCACATCGACGCGAGCCCCCAAGAGCTGTACGACATCGTCTCCGACGTCACGCGCACACCCGAGTTGTCCTCGGAGATAGCGGATGTGAAGTGGCTCGACGGGGCCACCGGTCCGGCCGTCGGAGTCAGATTCCGGGCCCGCAACAGCGCCGGCCGCGGACCGGACTGGTTCAACAAACCCGTCGTCACGGTCGCCGACCGTGGGCGTGCGTTCGCCTTCGAACGGACGGAGTGGATCGGCGGCACTCTGCGGTGGAGTTACCGCTTCGAGCCTGACGCGACGGGCACGACCGTCACCGAATCGTACGAAGTGACCGAGCCGCTCAACGCATTCGGGTGGTTCCTGATCGGCACGCTCTATGGACTCAAAGACCGCAAGACCGATCTGCGGCAGGGTATGACGGAAACCCTCGAACGGCTGGCGGTGATGGTCCGGCAGCCGGCCTGAGGCCTGTTCAGGCCGGGTCGGCGAACGTCCCCGCATGCACCGTGCAGTCGTCGCCAAGGGGGCGCCGTAGTGACCATCGTTCGGTCAGTCTGCTGGCAGCCATCTTCCACTCGCCGTCCTCAACGACGTAGTCGTCGTCGTACTCCCCGGCCATCACGGTTTCCGTGCGCTCGATCAGGTTCACCTGACGGAACTTCAGCGTCCAGCGACCAGTCGCCGTCGTCTCCGAGGTCAGCGTGATGTCGGGATGGAAGCCGTGGTGCATGTCGAAGATGACGTACTGGCCGTCGACCTTGTGCAGCGCTATCTGCTCGAAGATCTTCGCCATCGGCTCCGCGTCGTCGAAGGTGCCGAGTGGGCCGTAGTCGATCCGTGCTCCGCGTGCGATGAAGCAACTGCGAAAACCGTTGACGTCCCTCGCATCACATGCTCGCCAGTAGCGGTACTTCAGCTGCTTGATGGCTTCGATGCGGGCGAGGTCGACGAGGCAATGGGTCGCGTCGAGATCCATTGGTCCACCATAGAATCTCAGACCGTCTGAAAGTCGGACTTGACTGGGTCGCGACCGAAGTTGCTTTCGCGGCGCACTTGGCCCGACGCATCTACACTGCGCTGGGCACGCCGAGGCGTTCAGTCGAACGGATACGACCTTAGGATTTCACTGATTTCAAGATCGGTGCGCCGACCCCACCCTGGAGAAAGAGAGTGCATCAATTCGCTCCACCGAGGGAACCACAGTTTTCGAGCGTCCATGACGGTTTCATAGTCCGGGTCGTGCAGGGCAGCACTTTGAGCATGACTTCTGGCGATATTATTCATTACGGCAAACACGACGTCGTCCATCCGGTCAGAAACAATCTGAACAACAGGTTCACCTCTTTCCCTAATCTCAAATCTGTAGATGCCCTTCGAGTCAACGCTCAAAAATCCGCCAGGACTGTCAGCAAACTCGCCAGGGAGCTCCGTTGGACGGACTTTCTCGCCAGTGACGTCCTCGAAACGTTGAACGGTTTCGTTTAGTCGTGACTTCAGGCCATCGAACCGGGACTGAGGGTCTTCACCGGTCTCCGTCATCGAACAACCTCTCTTCAACTAGGCGAAGATGCTTACTTTCTACAAGATTTGCCACAATATTTGGGAGCGCGTGCTGAACACCGCCACCTCCTTTACCGAAAGCCGGTCCGGCAATTCCCGATTTCACGGTCAATGGTTTCAGAACTTTGTACACACGATAGTCCGCCTTCTCTGCCCCTAAGCGCATAGACCGCTTCGGTAACGGCGTGCCGGGTTCGGCAACGAATCGTCCATACTCCGAACCATATCGGTCAATCAAGTGGCCAGGTTGAAGGACTGTTTCAACTGGAGGGTGCATGAAACCGTCGTTGTCGGGCCATGGCGAACGCGCTATCTCTTTTCCTGGACTTCGGGATCCGTGACTGTTGGCGTCCCCGCATCCTGCAGTAGGCGAGAGCCCTGACGGATCAGCAGTCACCGTCGGATTGCCAGGGTAGGTATGTGGGTTCGGCGCCGGCGCTAGACCCAACGGGTCAGGGCTGAGGAAGCGGCCGGACTCAGGGTGGTAGTAGCGGTGCCGGTTGTAAAGCAGACCCGACTCGGCGTCGACATACTGGCCCGGATACGACCATGGCGTTGATACGCCCGTCCAAGCGGTTTCGCCGTAAAGGGTCCGGACTGATCGACCCGCGACCTCCCCGCTGCCCGGGTCAACCAGCGCGGTCGGCGAGGCGATCTGGTCCGTGACGATCGCGAAGAACTCATGATCAATCTCGGACTGCGTCCAACGGCGCGCCGAGGGTGGCGCAGCAGGGGTGTCGTTGCCGAGGTTGAGGCTGAACTCGCGGTCCTGATCGGCTGCTTCGGAGGAGTCGACGTCTGTGAGGCCAATCGGCTCAGAAGTAGTTGTCTGCGCCAGCGGTGCATACGCGGCCGGTGAATAGGTCCAGGTGGTGGCCTGCAGCCACTGATCGTCGTCGGGCACGACGTCGGTCTGCTCGACGAGGTGCTCCCCGTGCCAATGGAAGCGCGTGGTCTCGCCGGTCGACTGGTTGGTCTTCGACAGTCGTCGTCCCACGTGGTCGTAGGTGTAGGTCCACACCGTCCTGTCCGGGGTGGTCACCGACCGCAGGTGATCGTGGGCATCCCAGACGTACTGCCACACATCTGGTTTGCGCGACAGCCGACGACGACTCATCGAGATGACGCGACCCGCAGCGTCATAGCGGTATGACGTGCGACCGTCGTCCACGAGGAGGGTGCCGGAGTAACGGCGGCGGCCCTTCGAGCCCTTCGAGGCTCGGCTAGCGCCTCGCACCTCAGGGAGCGGGGGCTGGGCGTCGCCTCGCACCTCAGGGAGCGGGGGCGGGGCGTCGCCTCGCACCTCAGGGAGCAGAGGGGCGCTGGCGCCTCGCACCTCAAGGGGCGGGGGCTGAGCTTGGCCTCGCTCGTGCGGGAGCGGAGGTCCAGCATTGCCACGCGCCTCCGGGCTACCGCTGCTCAGGGTTGTGGACGCGTAGTCGGTGATGTTGCCCGTCGCGTCGTACGAGAACTGCTCGGACCCGGCGGGACTCGTGGCCTCGACGACCCGCCCGAGCACATCGACCCGATAGTCAGTCCGACCGGCACCCAGTGTCGACGTCGACGCGGCGAGAATCCCGTCGGAGCGGTAGCTGTACTCCGCGGCCGCAACTGTTCGGTCGGGCCGCTTCTCCCCCACGCTCGCTGCACCAAGTCCGAGGTTCAGCGCCGCCGGACGCTCAGCGACAGCGATGACGGAACGTCCGGTGAGACGTCCCACCGGATCCCACGTCGAATCGATCGCTGCACCTTCGAAGCGCCGACGCTGTTCCCGCCCGGTCGCGCTGGTGGTGATGTCGCAGGAGCGTCCCGCACTGGACAGGAAGTCGAGGACACCTCGCGGATCATAGCCGTACCGCGTGCTGACGCCGGTCGGCGAGGTCAGCGACGCCAGTCGTCCGGCGCCGGTCCAGGCGGATTCGATGATCCAGTCGCGCTGACCGTCGTGAACACCGGTGAGCTGGGGTAAACCCGCGGCCGTGTAGTTCGTGTGCCAGCGTCCGAAGGCACCGGTCGCAGCGTCCAGTCGCCCCGCCGCATCGAAGCTGTATTCCGTTGTCTCCCCGTCGAGGTCGGCATTGTTCGGGTCGGCAGTCCTGTCGCTGATCAGGCGTCCGGCAGCGTCGTAGGTGAAGAACACCGCCTGCCCGGTAGCGTTCGTGCGTGACGCCAGTCGCCCCTCACCGTCGTAGGTGTAGGTCGTCGTCGCGTTGTTGAAGTCGGTCTCCGACGCCAGCGTGCCGTCGGCGTTGTAGGTGTAGGTCCACACCAAGTCGTCGGGGTTGGTGACCGCGATCAGGCGACGTGTGGCGTCGTAGCTGAACTCGGTGCGCGAA harbors:
- a CDS encoding ABC transporter ATP-binding protein, with protein sequence MTVLECHGLDAGYSRGNPCVHGLELSVNPGEIVALLGPNGAGKTTLLTTLAGLLPRLDGEVTVAGQSVRPGDARAAVRAGLVLVPDDRALFRRLTTRQNLQLASRLRGKPRAEALDKALEHFPSLTKRLSVAAGDLSGGEQQMLAIARALLQNPKVLLIDELSMGLAPIVVESILPVLRDVADSEQTAVILVEQHVRLALGIADRAVVLVHGEVGLEDSASALATDIERIEEAYLGTARA
- a CDS encoding branched-chain amino acid ABC transporter permease/ATP-binding protein; protein product: MTDHLAFLILGLGNGAVFAALGLALVMTFKSSGVVNFATGAVALYAAYTYAFLRKGELLNPIPGFPSTIDLGSDVGVAVALLISVVIAAILGVLLYLLVFRPMRAAPALAKAVAAIGLMLVIQALIALRVGENTPSVGPIFKVDTFKIGSSAVPTDRLLLAVVIVGLAVCAGLVLRYTRFGVATEAAAESEKGALVTGLSPDRIAIANWALSSATAGLGGVLIAPIVPLNPVAYTMFIVPALAAALVGNFTAISVTVGAGLVIGMLQSEATKLQAIWDWMPDTGVAEAVPLILIIGFLLIRGQPLPGRGAVIRQDLGRSPRPEHLLVPGIIGVVIAVIALLTTSGSLRLAVIATMIYGIIALSQVVVTGYAGQVSLAQLTLAGVGAYALSRLTEGLDLPFPIAPLLAACAAMVIGVIVGLPALRVRGLPLMVATLALAVFCEAFWFRNPSLNGGLQGAPVDSPSIFGIDLGIGAGEGYPRLAFGILCLVVLTVVAYGVAALRRSGLGASMLAVRANERSAAAAGINVGVTKLIAFAIGSFLAGLGGALLAYQQTLATAGTYAVFAGIGLFAVTYVAGVTSISGALLAGVIAPGGVMYFVADKYGSFGDYYMLVSGILLVLTVVTSPDGLVGYLHKLPYPGHRGTPRRLSRHRAKRGVASKSSTEQPVDVPATPTTDVTAPPTGSVVLSVRDVTVRYGAVTAVRDVGFDVRAGEIVGLIGPNGAGKTTLIDAISGFAPAEGSVVLEGSAIDGLAPHRRSRAGLGRTFQDIELYGELSVAENLAIAARRAPGDTSENVSNVLQMLEIGHLRDVPAADLSQGQRQLVAVARVLAGQPRVALLDEPAAGLDSTESRWLGDRLRAARAHGVSMVLVDHDMDLVLSLCDRVIVLDLGEVIADGTPDEIRNSPAVVGAYLGTPSSAMVAPDGTAESEAAQANSEVVKEMS
- a CDS encoding ABC transporter substrate-binding protein, with the protein product MKSPVALRRIVRTTAVLGCASVLTLGTLTACADDSSDSSSAGETSSLPSNAATDDPIKVGFITPEGGAVTTPMVREGGEAAVEFLNNNGGGIGGHKIDLVVCKQQEEPASATKCANQMVEEKVSVVVSPLGAQGAVMLPIIAGAGIPFVAQAPVSQAEMATPGSFMLSGGIVAVMAGQAATAAKDGLKKVTVIIGDSGDAAASVKALGEPMFKRANVELNVVSIPVAAADLTPQITAGLADNPDAVSILGDSRQCISVLKTLQTVAPEATKYLIASCIDKPVLDAVGNEAVSGSKAFTTVNLSSDDPSVTQYRSVMAQYAPDTDPAGLAYIGYQVVAALGELNGLEGTVDAQTFKKALSEAKDVPLPAAPGITFTCNGQAFPPLTSLCSKAILVSDVTADAKLENTVATNTN
- a CDS encoding TetR/AcrR family transcriptional regulator, translated to MTEVAPVGRRERNKQQTRDRLLVAARELLATRGTDATVEEIAERAEVSRATFFNYFPSKDDLVGALYAELMGVFGRVVDSMLRRPVSTHDRVVGVFIDFAQSSLSDPDYMRVVTGEIERLATASEGLGERSHLFTTQVRRLLEPGLEQGDLRTDHPVEFLAQMVAAIYLSTMRYWRIDPELDITETFERAGRYAAESIVPR
- a CDS encoding TetR/AcrR family transcriptional regulator; the protein is MATAYSSSRKSDRRQTTIDEAVGHARDIIAEQGAGAVSISEIARRMQMRPPSLYKYFPSLNALYDMLFEMGNVDLSRYVDDARLSREPGLDQLLEQSRAIIRWSMTEPGLAALLFWRPVPGFEPSEAAFAPARAIVDKAREDLTTAVARGELSPAADSEAALRLLTSVVSGIGSQQMSNEPGASYESGSYTRLLDDALQMWVRHYSP
- a CDS encoding SRPBCC family protein, whose protein sequence is MRQDLTSDSVSRHIDASPQELYDIVSDVTRTPELSSEIADVKWLDGATGPAVGVRFRARNSAGRGPDWFNKPVVTVADRGRAFAFERTEWIGGTLRWSYRFEPDATGTTVTESYEVTEPLNAFGWFLIGTLYGLKDRKTDLRQGMTETLERLAVMVRQPA
- a CDS encoding nuclear transport factor 2 family protein, giving the protein MDLDATHCLVDLARIEAIKQLKYRYWRACDARDVNGFRSCFIARGARIDYGPLGTFDDAEPMAKIFEQIALHKVDGQYVIFDMHHGFHPDITLTSETTATGRWTLKFRQVNLIERTETVMAGEYDDDYVVEDGEWKMAASRLTERWSLRRPLGDDCTVHAGTFADPA
- a CDS encoding Imm63 family immunity protein; translation: MTETGEDPQSRFDGLKSRLNETVQRFEDVTGEKVRPTELPGEFADSPGGFLSVDSKGIYRFEIRERGEPVVQIVSDRMDDVVFAVMNNIARSHAQSAALHDPDYETVMDARKLWFPRWSELMHSLSPGWGRRTDLEISEILRSYPFD